One region of Thiorhodovibrio frisius genomic DNA includes:
- a CDS encoding YbaB/EbfC family nucleoid-associated protein has translation MKGGIGNMLKQAQKMQQELQESQERLALEEVTGESGGGMVKITMTGKYEVRKVELDPSLLSDDKEMLEDLIAAATNDAVHRVAEKQKESMANLTAGLPLPPGMKLPF, from the coding sequence ATGAAAGGCGGAATCGGGAATATGCTCAAGCAGGCGCAGAAAATGCAGCAGGAGCTGCAAGAATCGCAGGAGCGCTTGGCACTGGAGGAGGTGACGGGTGAGTCGGGCGGAGGCATGGTGAAAATCACCATGACCGGCAAGTATGAGGTGCGCAAGGTGGAACTCGACCCATCGTTGCTCAGCGACGACAAGGAGATGCTTGAGGATCTGATTGCCGCCGCCACCAACGATGCCGTGCACCGTGTCGCTGAAAAACAAAAGGAAAGCATGGCAAACCTGACCGCAGGCCTGCCGCTGCCGCCGGGAATGAAGCTGCCGTTCTAG
- the recR gene encoding recombination mediator RecR: protein MPPPDVVLPECVTSAVSESSLLPELIDALRCLPGVGPKSAQRMAFYLLERDRDAGRHLASMMAAAMDRIGRCQSCRTLTEAQLCGICANPKRDQSLVCVVEGPSDVAAIEQATEFSGGYFVLGGRLSPLDGIGPEELELGLLQQRLAAGGVRELILAISPTIEGSATSHYIAEMAAAVKVPVTRIAHGVPLGGELEYVDGGTLAHAFCGRQPV from the coding sequence ATGCCACCACCGGATGTTGTGCTGCCTGAGTGTGTGACCAGTGCCGTGTCAGAATCCAGTCTGCTGCCCGAATTGATCGACGCCCTGCGCTGCCTGCCCGGAGTCGGGCCTAAGTCAGCCCAGCGCATGGCGTTTTATTTGCTTGAGCGGGATCGCGACGCCGGTCGGCATTTGGCCAGCATGATGGCAGCCGCCATGGATCGGATCGGGCGTTGCCAGTCCTGCCGCACTCTGACCGAAGCGCAGCTGTGTGGTATTTGTGCGAATCCAAAGCGCGATCAAAGCCTGGTCTGCGTGGTAGAAGGTCCGTCGGACGTTGCGGCAATCGAGCAGGCAACGGAGTTTAGCGGCGGCTATTTTGTGCTTGGCGGACGTCTGTCGCCGCTCGACGGCATCGGCCCGGAAGAACTTGAGCTTGGGCTCTTGCAGCAAAGGCTTGCCGCAGGCGGCGTGCGCGAGCTTATTTTGGCGATCAGCCCCACCATTGAGGGGAGTGCCACTTCGCACTATATCGCCGAGATGGCCGCCGCTGTGAAGGTGCCTGTCACGCGCATCGCCCACGGCGTGCCTCTGGGCGGGGAGCTTGAGTATGTCGATGGTGGCACCCTGGCCCATGCCTTCTGCGGTCGCCAGCCGGTTTGA